The following is a genomic window from Clostridium sp..
ATTTAATGTAGAAAATATAAATGAAAAATCTTATAAATATAATAGAAAAAATTTAGAAGAAAAATATGGTATCAATTTGAAAAAATTATTCACAGATGATATTTCAATTAAGAAATTTTTAAATAGCTAATAGTTCATGGTGTTGTAGATGGAGAATTGTATGGGAGGGTGGAGATTATGAAAGAAGTAATCGGCATAGTAATGTTTATGATACTTGCAATTTATTTTTTTATAAGATTTGTTGAAAGTAAGAAAATATATAATCTATTCATAGTAGGTACTTCACTATGTGCTGTATTTATCAATACACCATTTGCAAAAAATATAAGTGAATTTATTGAAAATATAATAGTTTCTGGTGTACTCATATTTGGATTTCTTGCTATATATTTAAAAAATCAAGAAGATAAAAGTTTATAATTTTAAGGTGGGATTATTAGTCTAAAAGTATTAAGCAAAAAGCAGTTAAGGACATATAGTATCAAGTTAGAAAATCTGTATGAAGGTGAAAAATAATGAAGCACATTCCCAACTTAATTACACTAATGAGAGTATTAGGAACAGTGGTTTTAGTGTTTATAGAACCATTTTCAGGATTGTTCTTTATTATATATTTTATATGTGGTATCAGTGATGTTTTAGATGGAATTATTGCACGAAAAATGAATCTGGTAAGTAAAAAGGGGCAAATCCTTGATAGTATTGCAGATTTTTTCATGGTTATAGTATTGTTGTTCATATTTGTGCTTAATTTTAAGTTTCCTTTATTAATCATATATTGGGTAATTATTATTGCGGTTATTCGCTTGACATCGTTGGGTATTGGTTTTATGCGTTATAAGCAGCTTGCCTTTTTACATACTTATGCCAATAAGCTGACAGGAATGATTTTATTTTGCTCACCATTTATGTATATTGGATTAGGATTGTATACAACAACTGTTTTAGCTTGCTGTATTGCAAGCATTTCAGCGCTGGAAGAATTAATTATCAACGCTGTTTCTAAAAAATTACATAGAGATATTAAATGTATATTTTCAGTTTTGAAGGGAAGGGGAATATGAAAATAGTTGATGGAAGAATATATCTGACACAAATAAAAGATTTAATTATCGAATATACAAAATCACTTAATAGGGACTTGACTTTTCAACACCTGACAGAGGAATTAAATGATTTGAAAAGCAAATATACAAAGCCTAATGGAGAAATTTTGGCAGCTATTTCTGATAAAGGAAATGTAGTTGGCTGTGTTGCATTTTACAAGCATACTGATAAACGCTGTGAAATGAAAAGATTATATGTAAAACCGGAATATAGAAAATTGAAAATTGGTCAGAAACTAATAAAAGATATAATTGAATTAGCTTCTAAAGATGGATTTGAAGAAATAGTTTTAGATACAATAAGACCATTAAAGAGAGCCATTTATTTATACAAAAAATTTGGCTTCCGAGAAATTCCAGCATATTATGATAATCCAATGGATGATGTTATATATATGAGGCTAGTCCTGAGTTAGTAATTCTTAATAATGAAAGAAATTGAAATTTATTTTACAAGGAGATGTAAATGAAGATTAAAAAGAATAAATACGACATTGTCGTTAATTTTTTAAGTTTACTGTGTCTGGTAGGAACAGTTATTTTCTTGATTATTTCATGGGAAACAATACCAGCTGAAATACCAGGACATTATAATGGTGCTGGTGAGGTTGATAAAATAACAGATAAAAATTCCCTGATTGTGCTTTTGGCGGTTGAATGGATTATGTTTATTGGATTATCCGTTGTAGAAAAATTTCCGCAAATATGGAATACGGGAATACAAGCAACGGAGCAAAACACGGAAAAAGTATATAGAATTTTAAAAACCATGATAGGTACTATAAAATTGTTATTTGTCCTGGTATTTTCATATTTAACGATACACTCAACCACCGGGGAAAATTTATCATTCTTATTCTTACCGGTTGTTCTAATTTTGATATTTGGAGCGATGGCATTTTTTATATTTCAACTAGGAAAAGAAAAGTGGATAAATGTTTAAATCTCAAGCAGTTTAGCTATATTCTCCCCCAATACTGCATCTTTAGGATGGTATGTGGTTTTTTGTGATATACTATCGTAAAGGAGAGTAATAGTATGCCGCAGAAATTATGTTATTTGGGAAACAAAGAACCATTCGAATATACGCTATCTGTCATAGGAGGAAAATGGAAACTCAAAATCATTTATGTTCTTGCATGCATGGAAACTGTGAGATATGGTGTTTTGAAAAGAAATATCGGTGGAATTACACATAAGATGTTAAGTTCACAGCTTAAAGAGCTGCAGAGTGAGGGTGTCATATCAAGGAAACAATACTCACAAATTCCACCTAAAGTAGAATATTCACTTAGTAAAAAGGGAGAAAGTCTTATTCCTATTGTAAAATCCATATGTAAGTGGGGAAAAGAATATAATACGGTGAATCATTGAATTCAATTGACGAAGGGGATGTGAATTAGCGAAAGGAGTAATATTAGGTTGTACGGAAATACCTTTATTCATAAAACAACAGGATGTTAGTATTCCGATTTTTGATACGACAACAATACATGCTGTTGTTGTAGCTGAATTTGCTTTGGATTTGATATTAGAGGGCTTAGAAAATATGCTGGATTTTGAATTATAAAAATAGTAAAAGTATTTGTTGATAATATGAAAGTCAATGAATGCTTTATTTTTTTATTTGGATGAGGGTAGGTGTGTTGACCTTATAGAATCCTTATAATTATCTGTTATCATCTTTGTACAGGAAAGGATGATTGAAATGGATAATTTGATTTTGGAAACCAGTGATCTCTGTAAAGCCTTCAAGGGAGAATATGCGGTGAAGAACATATCCCTCAAGATAAAGAAAAATTCCATCTATGGACTTCTGGGACCCAATGGGGCGGGAAAATCCACCACACTGAAGATGCTGACAGGCATGCTGCGTCCCACAAGCGGGAAGATCTTATTTGAAAACAAGTCCTGGAGCAGGAGCAATTTAAAGGATATAGGGGCACTTATTGAGTCCCCGCCTCTTTATGGAAACCTTACTGCCAGAGAAAATCTCAAGGTGAGAACTACAGTTTTGGGACTGCCGGAGAGCAGAATTGACGAAGTTCTGGGTATGGTTGACCTTGAAAATACGGGAAAAAAGAGGGCACATCAGTTTTCCATGGGTATGAAGCAGCGCCTTGGTATAGCTCTGGCCCTTATAAACCATCCGAAGCTTTTAATTCTGGACGAGCCCACCAACGGACTTGATCCTTTTGGAATACAGCAGTTAAGAGAGCTTGTAAGATCATTTCCAAAGCAGGGTATAACAGTTATACTGTCAAGTCATATACTTAGTGAAGTAGAACAGGTGGCCCGGGAAATAGGAATTATTTCAGGTGGAGTTTTGGGATATCAGGGAGATATGAAAGCAGGAGAGGATCTGGAAAAACTTTTTGTGGAAGTTGCAGGAAAATACAGAAGGGAGGGCGAATAACATGGCAGCATATTTTAAGTCCGAGTCTTTAAAGATAAAGCACGGATTTTCAAAAAAACTTGTTTTTTTGGCACCTGTTTTTACAATAATAGTGTCCCTTTTTCTTTCTGCAGCTTATTTCCATGAGACTGTCTATAACTGGTGGTATGTAATGATACTTCCGGGAATGATGTCCATACTGTGCACCCTTGTGGCGAAACAGGATGGCAGAATGAAAAACATGGCGGTGATACCACTGTCGGTGGATCTTAAAAAAGTGTGGATGTCAAAGATATTTTTGTGCATGATTATTATGGCGGAGGCTTCAGCTGTTGTTCTGGCAGGTGCTGTAGTTATCGGCAACCTCCTGGGTATAGGTGTTTTCAAATTGCCTCTTTTAAATCAGTTTGAAGGAATTTCAGTGCTTGCACTCACTTTTTTGTGGCAGATTCCACTCTGCCTTTTTCTTGGAAGCAAAATAGGAATGTTCCCCACAATTATCATAAATATGGCAGCTTATATGGTGCTTGGGATATTGTGTGCGGTAAAAGGTTTTCTCTGGATGATACCATATGCCATTCCCGCAAGGCTCATGTGTCCCATTTTAAAGATTCTTCCAAATGGCCTGCCGACTGTTCCGGGAAATCAGACCTTCAGGCCGGAGCTTCTTTCAAAGGGTGTCATTTTACCTGGAATTGCAATTTCTCTGGTTTTGTTTTTAGTACTTGCATTTGCAACTTCAAAGTGGTATGAAAGACAGGAGGCAAAATAGATGGTTCAGTTGTTTAGGCTTGTCAGGGCGGATTTCCAGAAAATAAAGAGGAGCTCTCTTTTGTGGATTCACGTTCTTGTACCATTTTTTATATCGGCGGCATTTGTGGCCTACTATTCAAATTCCACTGTAAATACAGTTTCGAAGATATCCGGATATTTCCAAGTATTCTCCATAGGGTTTCCTCTCATAATAGGAATAGTGACAGGTAGTGCAGCGGAGCAGGAAGCAGATGCGGCAAATTTTCAGCAGCTTTTGACGGCAGAGTACAAGACGGCCGGATTTTTAAGCAAAATAGTCATGCTTTTCTTGCTGGAGTTATTTTCCCTGTCCATTGCAGCAGGTGTTTTTGCAGCTGGAATGAAGTTTTCAAAGGTTGATAATCTCATTTCTGCAGCAATTTATGGAAAAATTGTTTTACTGCTTTTTTCAAGCATGGTATTCCTATATTTTCTCCATGTACTCTGCAGCCTGAGATTCGGCAGCGGGGCGTCCATAGGTCTTGGAATCGGGGAAAGTCTCATTTCAGCTCTGATGCTCACAGGCCTTGGAGATGGAATATGGAAGTGGATTCCCTGTGCCTTTGGAGTGAGATTTTCCTATTATTATATTGGTTTAAATGCAAATACTGCAAACAGTGCCTATATTATAGAAGATTTTAAAAGTGGAATTTATACCTGCACTGCAATGACAATTGCTATAATTATAATAAGTGTGGTTTTCTTTCATTCTTTTGAGGGAAGAAACGGAGATTGAGCAGATGAGGTGATAAAATGGCTAGGATACTGGCAATTGACGATGAAGAGGGTATTCTTGAAATTATAAAAGCTGCACTTTCCAGGGAAGGACATGAAGTTACTGCTGTCAGCAATTTTTCAAATTTTACGGTGGAAAAATGTCAGGATTACGATCTGATACTTCTGGATATAATGATGCCGGATATGGACGGATTTACCCTCTGCAGGAAGATCCGGGATATGGTGGATTGCCCTATTATATTTTTGACGGCGAAGACCTCTGAAGAAGACATTATAAAGGGACTTGGACTGGGTGGAGATGATTATATTACAAAACCTTTTGGAATTGGAGAGCTCAGATCCCGTGTGGCAGCTCATCTAAGAAGAGAGCACAGGGAGAAACACAACAGTTTTGCCCTGGGAAAAATTAAATTTAAAATGTCCGCAAAAGAAGTTTATGTAAAAGACAAACTGGTGTCTCTGACAAAGGGCGAGTATGAAATCAGTGAATTTTTAGCACTAAACCACAGCCAGGTGTTTTCCAGGGAGAAGATATATGAGTCCGTATTTGGATTTGACGGGAAAAGTGACAGCTCTGCCGTAGTGGAGCATATAAAAAACATAAGGGCAAAGTTTGGCAGCGTTAATTGCAATCCAATAAGGACAGTCTGGGGGATTGGTTACAAATGGGTTTAAAGAATAGTAAAAGCTTTAGAAGTTTATTTGTGGAATATATTATATATTTTATTTTCAGCACTTTTATACTCTTTCTGTTTGTCTTCTTTGGATTTGATTTTATGCTGAAAGCAAATATTGTATTTCCAGCCAATTATTTTGAAAAGAAAATCCAGCAAAATGGGAATGAAATTGCAAGGGCGGAGAAGGTAACTGAAGCTCTGGTGCCTGAAGGCTGCCAGTATGGTGTTTACAGCAGACAGGGCAAAGTTCTCTATGGAAATTTTAAAGCCGGGGAATTTCAGGAGGTCTGGAGGGATTTTAAAAACAATAAAATGAATTCAGGGAGAAATGGCTATTACAAGTTTTTTTACAGAAATGATGAAATCTGTATTGTCAGATATCCACTGACGGTGCAATTTACAAATTTATTTCTCAGGAAATATTTTCCTAATGTTGAAAATGTCTCATATATTTTTGTATTCTTAATTTTTATAGTGGGGATACTTTTACTCTCCGGGAAATTTGGCAGGTATTTCTCAAAAGAGATGGATATACTGATGAAAATTGTAGAGCGGATAAAACAGCATAATCTTGATTTCAATCCCCGGCATTCAAGAATCCATGAAATTGATAAGGTCATAAATTCTTTGGATGAAATGAAAAGGACACTGAAGGATTCACTGGAAAAACAGTGGGATATGGAAAGTGCAAGAAAAAATCAAATATCTTCACTGGCCCATGACATAAAGACACCACTTACCATTATAAAGGGAAATGCAGAACTTATGAAAGAGAGCTGCAGTGATTCTGCGGCTATGAAATACAACCAGCATATTCTTGAAAGTGCCGGTGAAATTGAACGTTATCTGGAATTGCTTATGGATATGATAAAATCGGAAAGCAGTATTGATTTTAATCCGGTTAAAATAGACACGAAAACATTTTTTAAAAAGTTGGAAAGCCAGGGGAAGGCTCTTGCAGCTAGGAGGGATCTTCAATTTGAGATCAGCAAAGGGGAAAATGTACCGGAATTTTTTCGTGGAGATGAAAATTTACTGTACAGGGCCCTTTTAAATGTTATATCAAATGCAGTTGAATATTCTTCAGAAGGTGGAAAGATTAATTTCAAACTGGAGAGAAAGGATCACAGGATAAGTTTCTCAGTTGAAGATAGTGGCATGGGATTTTCAAAGGAGGAGCTGCAGCTCGCCGTGGAACAATTTTACAGGGGTGACAGCAGCAGAACCTCAAGAACTCATTATGGCATGGGGCTTTTTATTGCAAAGTCCTTTATGAAACTTCATGGGGTCTGTATGAAGCTGTTGAATTCTGAAATTACAGGGGGAGCTCTTGTAATACTCGAGATGCCACTTGATGTACCAGAGTAAAATTTTACTCTGGTTTTTGTCTTCCAATGAAAAAACGATTTCACATACAATCACATATGCCAGAATTATTGACAAATATATTAAAAAAGGATATTATTATAATAAATCATACAAATCATACTTATCACACCAAAAAATAAATTTTAGGGGGAATAAAGATGGCAGGACCAAAGGGAAAATATGCGTGGACAGTTAAAGTTGGAGAAAAAGGGCAGATTGTAATACCAAAAGAAGCAAGAGATGTTTTCAACATTAAACCAGGTGACACACTGATTTTGCTGGGGGATGAAGAGCAGGGGATTGCAATTCCACCTCAAAGTATGTTTTCAAAGCTTACACAGATGATTTTTGACGGAAAACTGCCCGATTCCCACAAGGAGGAGAAAAAATGAGCATTTTATCAGTTATGGATTTAAATAAAAAATATGAACGCTTTGAACTGAGCAATGTTTCGTTTAGTTTAGAAAAGGGGACAATTACCGGTTTTATAGGTCGTAATGGTGCAGGAAAAACCACAACTCTGAAGTCACTTCTGAATTTTGTCCATCCGGATAGGGGTGAGATCGTGTTTTTCAGCAGGAAATTTAAAGACAGTGAATTTGAAATAAAGCAAAAAGTAGGGTTTGTTTCAGGGGGAATTAATTATTATCCCAAAAAGAAGATAAAGGTAATTTCAGCAACTACCCGCCGTTTTTATAAGCAGTGGGATAATAGGGCATATAGTCATTACATGGACATGTTCAAACTGGATGAAAATAAAACTCCTGATGAGCTATCAGAAGGGATGAAAGTAAAGTATTCACTTGCTCTGGCGCTTTCACATAATGCTGAGCTTTTAATTCTTGATGAACCCACAAGCGGGCTTGATCCTGTATCAAGGGATGACCTGCTTGGTGTTTTTCTGGAACTTGAGGCAAAGGGTATTACAATTTTATTTTCTACTCATATTACCTCTGACTTGGATAAATGTGCAGACAATATCCTATATATTAAAAATGGAAAAATTCTTGCAAATGCCCATATGAATTCATTTTTATCACAATATAGAGTATTGGAGCTTACAGAGGAACAATTGACGGATGACCTCAAATTAAAATTGATTGGGTGCAAAAAGAGCAAGTATGGATATAGTGCTTTAATTAAAACTGCAGATTGCAGGAACGTAAACGCAAAAATGTCAGATGTTGATTTGGAATCAGCTATGGTCCACTTGGAAAGGGAGTGATCAAGATATGAAAAATATGCTTTACAAAGAATTTAATCTTGCCATGCATCCAACATCCATTATGTTTCTATTGCTGTCAGCGATGCTGCTTATACCCAATTATCTTTATTATGTGACATTCTTCTATACTGCTCTGGCAATTTTTTTCACTTGTTTGAGCGGCAGGGAAAATAACGATATATTTTATTCCATGACACTTCCTGTGCGTAAAAGGGATATTGTGAAATCCAGGTTTTTACATGTTGTCATACTGGAGCTTGTTCAGATTTTAACTGCTGTTCCCTTTGCGTTGATTAGGAGAACATATACTTTGCCTGGAAATATTGCCGGTATTGATGCCAATGTTGCATTTTTCGGGTTTTCATTTATGATGCTTGGTATCTTCAATCTTGTTTTTTTCACCAGGTATTATAGGAATACAGATAAAGTCGGAACAGCCTTTGCTGTGGGGAGTACTGCAATTGCCGTATTTATGCTGGCTGCAGAATCAGGTGTTCATATTGTACCTTTTATGAAAAATGTTCTTGATACCAGAGATCCGGATTTCATTTTATACAAGGTTGCAGTGTTAATTGGAGGAATCATTTTATATGTGCTGATGACATTCTTCTCGTATATGAAATCCGCCAGGTCTTTTGAAAAATTGGACCTGTAAGTATATTTTGACAATGAAGAAACACCAGAGTAAAATTTTACTCTGGTGAAATTTTAAAATCACAGTTTTTTGTCATCTATTAAATTGAACCAGCCATTTATGGAGTTCATGATTGAATCTATGAAGAAAGAATCGATGATGACCTTGAGAAAGTCAATAATTACTGCTGTATTTAAAGCAGATATTAAAAAAGAAACTGGGAGAATAAATTTTATACAAGGCCATTTTTATAAAAGATCCGTACATCGAATAACGGTGCACGGAGAAATTATGGTATGTTTCAAGCAATTATGCTATAAATCTTTACATCCGGATCAGCATTCCAGAGTGTCTTGAGACCAGCAAAGACATTATTTTTGAACAGTGAGCTAGATAAGTAAGCCTGTGCATGTTCTACGCTGTCGAAGCCGTGAAGTACCTGAACATCTTCGGTACGAATCAGTAGGTCTTTAGTCAGAGCACCTTCAATTGTTTTCAGAAACGGGCCGCGATAATCAGTATAAACCTTGGCAGCATCTGCACGGTTGGATTCTTCGATTTTCATTGTAATTTGCAAATAAGCATTTACTTTCATAAATTTACCTCCAAGTTTGTGATATGACTCATTTTGTCCATCTGAGCCTGATATAATTATACTTCAATCGCTTCAAAAGAAAAATATATTTACAAATTTATGAGTTACTAATAAATTTCATAGTTACTTGCTAATATGTATACAGCCTTCTATAATAATATTACATTTGTTTTAACACAGGAGGTTAAAATGTCACTAGCAGTTTTTTGGACAATGTTGATATATATGCTGATTTGTTCTTTTACACCTGGTCCTGGGAATATTTTAGCTCTAAATACTACAACTCACTTTGGCTGGCAAAGAGGAAAACGACTAATATTTGGTATTTGTGCAGGTTATGCCTGTGTACAGATTCTTTGTACCTTGGCAATATACGGATTGAATACTTTCCTCACGCCAGCACTTCATATTCTCAAATATATTGGGAGTATATATATGGTATGGCTGGCAGTACATATTCTTTCGAGTAAGCCATTAAAAAATGGGGAGAACGAACAAGCATCATTTAGAGATGGATTCTCTCTTCAATTTGTAAATGTAAAGATCTATTTTTATATTATAACTTTGTTGATGAGTTATCTTGTCCCCTATATTAGCACTTTGTATGTCTTACTTTTGGCAGGTATCGGGGTGGTTGCTGTTGGAGGCACAGCTTGTTTAACATGGGCATTACTTGGAATTAAGATGCAGCGTATTTACGAAGAACACTACAAATTTATTAATTCTATATTGAGCCTGTTTTTGCTGTATTGTGCTTGGGATATTGCAAGGGGGTGAAATTTGATGTATCAACATAAAATGCAGAAGGACATTCGATGTCCTCTTGAATATGGTCTTGAAATTTTTGGCGGAAAATGGAAATCACGAATCATATGTGTTTTAGCTGAAAAAGGCACTTTACGATACAGTGTACTTCGAAAAGAAATGAGCAATATAACGGATACAGTTTTGACATCTACTCTCAAGGAACTAATTGCAGATGGTATTGTACATAGAAAGTCATTTGATGAGATTCCGCCTCATGTAGAGTATTGCCTTACAGAAAAGGGCAATTCTGTAATTCCTATTTTACAGAGCATCTGTAAATGGTCTGGAGCTTATCACAAGGAGGATAATGAAAATACAATGGCACACTGTAAAAAATGTGACTATAAATAATAAAAAGGAGAGATTCTCTAATAATGATTACTTATACAAAGGAAAAAAAATTTAACCAAGAAGAAGTACAGCAATTATTCTTATCAGTTGGATGGATATCTGGACAGTACCCAAGTCGATTGTATAAGGCATTGATGAATTCTTCCACAGTACTGACAGCTTGGGATGGAAATAAACTTGTAGGTCTCATACGTGTACTGGATGACAGCGAAATGGTGGCATATATGCACTATGTTTTGGTGCATCCCGATTATCAAGGACAGAAAATTGCAGGAACAATGATTGAAATGATTAAAGAGAAATATAAGGATTATTTATATATTGAAATTATGCCAGAACAGAGCAAAAATTCAGTTTTTTATGAAAAGTTTGGTTTCAAAATTATGGCAGATGGTGTAGCAATGCAACTTTGTAATTTTAATAATCAATACTAGCAGATATAGAAAAGCCCTAATTATTGAATTCTATACAATACAAATGATAAATAAGCATGGTAGTAAAAACTCTGTAGTCATACTTGCTGGAATAAATTTTATGATGTAACTTCGTAAATTTCTTAAAATGAGGAACAAAGATTATTTAAAAGTAATATACAGACAAATAATAGAGTTAGAGTCTAGTATTATAAATAGTAAGAAGATTATATTTCGCCTATATGGCCAGAAGAAGAAGGCAATATTTCAATTTGGTGGAAGTGAATGGGTTACTATGATAGATCCTGCAGGACACCCTTTTTGCCTTTGTGCTCAAGAAAATAAAGCATGATTATAGCTAATTTCAATTAAGTCATTTGAGAAAATTTCCAATTTAAGTTTGAGTAATATAAAATAGTAAATTTCAAAGGAAGTTTTATTATGTTTGAAGGGATAACCTATTGCTTACCAAAAAATCGGCACTATCGTCATTGTAAAAAATAAGATGCAGTGATGATAGTGCTTATTTTTTGGATTAAATTCCAAGCAGCTTAGCTATATTCTCTCCCAATACTGCATCTGCAATAAATTTGGATTCAGCAGTTTTAAGTATGGCTTCTATGGAAAGTTCAAGGTCACCAAAAGGTCTGTCTACTCCAAAGATACATTTTTCAGGGATTTCATTGATTACAGTTTTCAGTACGAATGTAGAATAGTATGCAGAAGTATCAAGAAATAAATTGGAAGTTTCTTTTACAATATCCATTGTCTCAAGCCAGTTAACTCCTCCCAGATGTCCTAGAATAACAGGTACCGAAGGATAGTTGTGTGCAAATATAGATATGGATTTAATATCTTCAAGTGTAGTCGGGAAAAAGGCATGTATCCAAATAGGAAGGTTATTGAATTCACTTGATACTTTGAATATATTTTTTAAAAGATGAGACTGTCCGCTTCCCAAAGTAAATTCTCCAATACCAGCTAAATGATTCTTGAAAATAGTATTATTTACATATTCAGTTGTATCTTTTAAATTTAAAACTGGAGGTACGGCACCAAATCCAACATAACGATCTGGGTATTTTTTTATAGCATTTACTAATTCATGGACTGATTTTTTGCGTACTTCAGTCATATTTCCTTTCCTGCCAGCTAATAAGTCATTTAGATATTGCATTGAATCTTTCACCTGTATTGCATTTTTAGCTAATTCAGGATGAAAAGATGTAGAAAATAGCACTGTTTTATCGACTCCTGCCTTATTCATGGTTTCTATATGATTTTGGATAGGTAGAGTAAGATGAGAATGTCCGTCAATAATCATAAAATCTCATTCCTTTCTTAAATTGAAGTTATCTTAATTATAGCTAATGTAAATATAATTAATAGTATGCACTTTTTTGTAATATACTATGGCAAAGGAAAGTAATAGTATGCCGCAGAAATTATGTTATTTAGGAAACAATACTCACAAATTCCACCTAAAGTAGAATGTTCACTTAGCAAAAAGGGAGAAATCTCGACCTTCAATATTTTTGTAATGCATCCAAAAGATACTTCAGATACTTATGTGCCTTAGTCTTAGAACATACACTTCCTCGAAAAAAGCTCCATTCTAAAATGAGAAATACGGTATTGCTGTAATGATCTGCAATAATCTCATAGGGAATTTCATAGTGATCCTTGCACGAAGACTGCCGAAAAATTTCCCGCATTTTGGTACTCAGATATCCACGGAAATGATTCAGCAAGAAACTTTCCGTGGAATTGAATTTCAGAATGCATTGGATATTTTTCAGATAAGTAGATGCAAAATCATATGCACGGTTGAAAATGATATATAGACATTCCTTAGGATCAAGCTCTGCATATTGCTCAAGATGGATCTGCCTGCCGATGGTGTACCAGCAATAATTCAGTAAATCATATTTATCATCAAAATAGTTGTAAAACGTAGCGCGGGGATAATTGCTTTTCTC
Proteins encoded in this region:
- a CDS encoding CDP-alcohol phosphatidyltransferase family protein is translated as MKHIPNLITLMRVLGTVVLVFIEPFSGLFFIIYFICGISDVLDGIIARKMNLVSKKGQILDSIADFFMVIVLLFIFVLNFKFPLLIIYWVIIIAVIRLTSLGIGFMRYKQLAFLHTYANKLTGMILFCSPFMYIGLGLYTTTVLACCIASISALEELIINAVSKKLHRDIKCIFSVLKGRGI
- a CDS encoding GNAT family N-acetyltransferase, producing the protein MKIVDGRIYLTQIKDLIIEYTKSLNRDLTFQHLTEELNDLKSKYTKPNGEILAAISDKGNVVGCVAFYKHTDKRCEMKRLYVKPEYRKLKIGQKLIKDIIELASKDGFEEIVLDTIRPLKRAIYLYKKFGFREIPAYYDNPMDDVIYMRLVLS
- a CDS encoding DUF1648 domain-containing protein, producing the protein MKIKKNKYDIVVNFLSLLCLVGTVIFLIISWETIPAEIPGHYNGAGEVDKITDKNSLIVLLAVEWIMFIGLSVVEKFPQIWNTGIQATEQNTEKVYRILKTMIGTIKLLFVLVFSYLTIHSTTGENLSFLFLPVVLILIFGAMAFFIFQLGKEKWINV
- a CDS encoding winged helix-turn-helix transcriptional regulator gives rise to the protein MPQKLCYLGNKEPFEYTLSVIGGKWKLKIIYVLACMETVRYGVLKRNIGGITHKMLSSQLKELQSEGVISRKQYSQIPPKVEYSLSKKGESLIPIVKSICKWGKEYNTVNH
- a CDS encoding lantibiotic protection ABC transporter ATP-binding protein → MDNLILETSDLCKAFKGEYAVKNISLKIKKNSIYGLLGPNGAGKSTTLKMLTGMLRPTSGKILFENKSWSRSNLKDIGALIESPPLYGNLTARENLKVRTTVLGLPESRIDEVLGMVDLENTGKKRAHQFSMGMKQRLGIALALINHPKLLILDEPTNGLDPFGIQQLRELVRSFPKQGITVILSSHILSEVEQVAREIGIISGGVLGYQGDMKAGEDLEKLFVEVAGKYRREGE
- a CDS encoding lantibiotic immunity ABC transporter MutE/EpiE family permease subunit, coding for MAAYFKSESLKIKHGFSKKLVFLAPVFTIIVSLFLSAAYFHETVYNWWYVMILPGMMSILCTLVAKQDGRMKNMAVIPLSVDLKKVWMSKIFLCMIIMAEASAVVLAGAVVIGNLLGIGVFKLPLLNQFEGISVLALTFLWQIPLCLFLGSKIGMFPTIIINMAAYMVLGILCAVKGFLWMIPYAIPARLMCPILKILPNGLPTVPGNQTFRPELLSKGVILPGIAISLVLFLVLAFATSKWYERQEAK
- a CDS encoding lantibiotic immunity ABC transporter MutG family permease subunit, which translates into the protein MVQLFRLVRADFQKIKRSSLLWIHVLVPFFISAAFVAYYSNSTVNTVSKISGYFQVFSIGFPLIIGIVTGSAAEQEADAANFQQLLTAEYKTAGFLSKIVMLFLLELFSLSIAAGVFAAGMKFSKVDNLISAAIYGKIVLLLFSSMVFLYFLHVLCSLRFGSGASIGLGIGESLISALMLTGLGDGIWKWIPCAFGVRFSYYYIGLNANTANSAYIIEDFKSGIYTCTAMTIAIIIISVVFFHSFEGRNGD
- a CDS encoding response regulator transcription factor; amino-acid sequence: MARILAIDDEEGILEIIKAALSREGHEVTAVSNFSNFTVEKCQDYDLILLDIMMPDMDGFTLCRKIRDMVDCPIIFLTAKTSEEDIIKGLGLGGDDYITKPFGIGELRSRVAAHLRREHREKHNSFALGKIKFKMSAKEVYVKDKLVSLTKGEYEISEFLALNHSQVFSREKIYESVFGFDGKSDSSAVVEHIKNIRAKFGSVNCNPIRTVWGIGYKWV
- a CDS encoding sensor histidine kinase, whose product is MLKANIVFPANYFEKKIQQNGNEIARAEKVTEALVPEGCQYGVYSRQGKVLYGNFKAGEFQEVWRDFKNNKMNSGRNGYYKFFYRNDEICIVRYPLTVQFTNLFLRKYFPNVENVSYIFVFLIFIVGILLLSGKFGRYFSKEMDILMKIVERIKQHNLDFNPRHSRIHEIDKVINSLDEMKRTLKDSLEKQWDMESARKNQISSLAHDIKTPLTIIKGNAELMKESCSDSAAMKYNQHILESAGEIERYLELLMDMIKSESSIDFNPVKIDTKTFFKKLESQGKALAARRDLQFEISKGENVPEFFRGDENLLYRALLNVISNAVEYSSEGGKINFKLERKDHRISFSVEDSGMGFSKEELQLAVEQFYRGDSSRTSRTHYGMGLFIAKSFMKLHGVCMKLLNSEITGGALVILEMPLDVPE
- a CDS encoding AbrB/MazE/SpoVT family DNA-binding domain-containing protein, which produces MAGPKGKYAWTVKVGEKGQIVIPKEARDVFNIKPGDTLILLGDEEQGIAIPPQSMFSKLTQMIFDGKLPDSHKEEKK